The genomic window AAGCCATTCCAGAAAAGGAGCCGTCTGGAGATCATAAGGGATATACTCAAAGTTATCCGCGAGTCCAACAATACGATCAGTCCAACAAAACTTCAGAGATTGTCAAATCTTTCCTTCCAGATGTTCGAAGAATATGTAGGAGACCTTGAATCAAAGGGTCTGATCACTGTCAAGCCATACAAGGAAAAACGCAAGATATATTCATTGACCGATAAAGGAAAAAACTTTCTGGATAAATACGAAGATTTCGTAGCATTTCTTGCAGACTTTGGCCTATAAACAGCAACAGATATTTTATCCTTCTTATCAACGGTAGCTCTTTTATTTAAGGAGAACAATATAAGACCGGGGTT from Methanococcoides methylutens includes these protein-coding regions:
- a CDS encoding winged helix-turn-helix domain-containing protein, producing MDSHSNNMKPFQKRSRLEIIRDILKVIRESNNTISPTKLQRLSNLSFQMFEEYVGDLESKGLITVKPYKEKRKIYSLTDKGKNFLDKYEDFVAFLADFGL